The nucleotide window GGGTGCGGTTGTGGATCATGCTGTTCCCGTTCTTCATGCACGTGATCTACGCGCCCGCGCGGCTGGTGCTGGGGATGTACCTGATCGTCGACAACCTGCTGCCGTTCCTCGTGACGCGGGGCGCCGGCGGCGGCGTGGCCTACGGCGCGCACATCGGCGGCTTTCTCGGCGGCCTGGCCTACGCCTGGTGGAGCGAGCGGCGCGAGGTGCAGCGCCGGCCGCGGGACTTCGAGCCGGATCCGGACCCGGCCGAACCCGCCTTCGACGCGGATCCGTCATCGGTGCGCGGCGTGCGGCAGTTGATCGCCGCCGGCGAGCACGGCCGGGCCGCGGCCGAGTACTTCCGCCTGAGCGCGGCGCGCACGGCGCGGCTGCTGATGCCGGGCGACTCCATCAACTTCGGACGCTGGCTGGCCAACAACGGGCATCCCGACGCGGCGCTGGTGGTCTATCAGCGGCACCTGCGCGACTACCCGCTCGGCCCCTACGCGGCCGAGGCGCATCTGGGGGCAGGTCTGGTGCAGCTCTACGCGCGCGACCAGCCGACCGCCGCGTACCAGCACCTCGTCGCGGTGCTCGACGCCGATCCGCATCCCGATACGGAGGGCTACGCGCGCCGG belongs to Acidobacteriota bacterium and includes:
- a CDS encoding rhomboid family intramembrane serine protease — protein: MFLPLGDEPNPRGVPVVTYTLIGINVAVFLFVTLPLSAVRPALDDPALFEYLNAIRPQLPSRMEAERLLMQVSAYDLVVFSYGFRPADPSAIALLTSLFLHGGFMHLAGNMLFLWIYGDNVEHRLGPARYLVAYLGTGFLATLSHAVLDFGSVLPMVGASGAISGVLGFYFIWFPRNRVRLWIMLFPFFMHVIYAPARLVLGMYLIVDNLLPFLVTRGAGGGVAYGAHIGGFLGGLAYAWWSERREVQRRPRDFEPDPDPAEPAFDADPSSVRGVRQLIAAGEHGRAAAEYFRLSAARTARLLMPGDSINFGRWLANNGHPDAALVVYQRHLRDYPLGPYAAEAHLGAGLVQLYARDQPTAAYQHLVAVLDADPHPDTEGYARRALMEIAARQKFRTPRVH